DNA from Ancylothrix sp. D3o:
GCGGCAAATAGGCAGTCGAGATTATCTTTAATTTAGGGAGGCTGCAACCGGCCAACAAAATAGATATAGCGAGCGGGGTGACAGAACCGCAGCTAATGGCCTTTTTTTGTAAAGTTTTAAATGAACCAACGATAAAATTTGCATGAATACGAACCGGCACCGTGAAAATTGGCTGCCAGGGCGTGAGCGTCTAATGGCAGTTAAAAGAGCAGAATATACATAGCAATTCCTCGATCTGGTGGCGAGTCTCCCAGAAAAGTCGTGGACGATGACGGCTGGATCAAGCTTTGGGCCGGCCTAAGCGTTTACTTATCTGCTAAGCCTCAAGGCCATACCATTCGAGGGATATGTTTGTGCCCGGAATGGCGTCTTAAAACTGCTGTTCTGCAAGGCTTTTCAAATTTAAGAGTTTAAAATTTTCGCTCCCAAAATGGTATAGCCGTGAAGCTTAGTTGTGGTTAAGGCACTATTTTATGGCTCAAACTTTTATAGAGTTTTATTTGGTTTGAGCCGCAACAATTGCAACTTTAAGCTAAATCAGGCAAATCTTTATGAATACTAACGAGCTTGTGAGCGCTAATGAACTGTTGAACCGTCACGCCCAAGGGGAGCGGGATTTTCGCGGTGCCCAGCTAGTGAAAGCTAACTTTGGTGGGATGAATTTAAACCGAACCAATCTGCGGGGCGCTGTTTTAAAGAAAGCTAATTTTTCGGGGGCATCTTTGGTGGCTGCTAACCTGAGTGAAGCAGATTTATATAGGGCGGATTTTTCGGGGGCGACGTTGATTGATTCGACGCTGAGTAAAGCAAGTTTAATTGCTGCAAATTTGATGCGGGCTGATCTCAGTGGGTGTAGTCTCGGTGGGGCAACTCTGACGGGGGCAAATTTAGCAAAAAGTACGATGGTGTCTGCGTCTTTGGTGGGGGCTGATTTACGCATGGCTGTTTTAGAGGAGGCTTTGCTGATGGGTGCTTCTTTGAGTCGTGCGGTTTTGTCGGAAGTGAAGGCAAAGGGCGCTAAGCTGAATCGGGCGATTTTGAGTGAGGCTGATTTGTCTGGGTCTGATTTTAGTGGGGCGATGATGATTCGGGCTTCTTTAGGCCGGTGTAATTTACAGCAGGCTTGTTTGGTAGAAATTGATTTGAGTGAGGCTGATTTGCGCGAAGCTGATCTTAGTGGCTGTAATTTGACCGGCGCTAACTTGCGGGGCGCTAATTTGACGGGAGCCAAACTTAAAAATGCTATGTTGCGAGGTGCCGATCTGCGTTCTTGCAATTTAAGTGGTTCTGATTTGAGTGGTTTGCTGCTCTCTGGGGCTGATTTGAATGGCGCTGAAATGACGCGGGCTGATTTGCGTTCTTGCAATTTAAGTGGGGCTAGTTTGGCCGGTGCGAATTTGCTTGAGGCTGATTTAGGCGATGCAAACTT
Protein-coding regions in this window:
- a CDS encoding pentapeptide repeat-containing protein → MNTNELVSANELLNRHAQGERDFRGAQLVKANFGGMNLNRTNLRGAVLKKANFSGASLVAANLSEADLYRADFSGATLIDSTLSKASLIAANLMRADLSGCSLGGATLTGANLAKSTMVSASLVGADLRMAVLEEALLMGASLSRAVLSEVKAKGAKLNRAILSEADLSGSDFSGAMMIRASLGRCNLQQACLVEIDLSEADLREADLSGCNLTGANLRGANLTGAKLKNAMLRGADLRSCNLSGSDLSGLLLSGADLNGAEMTRADLRSCNLSGASLAGANLLEADLGDANLRFCNLSGAGLLLAYLCGADLSGANLTGANMIGAKLADACLNGTLLDGAVLPNGMRHPS